Proteins from one Candidatus Bathyarchaeota archaeon genomic window:
- a CDS encoding sulfite exporter TauE/SafE family protein, translating to MLALFVGIIAAMLGIGGGVFIVPALQLLPLSIEFSPQMAAGTSLTMIMFKALSSTSGYARQKRIDYKVGLLLATVTIPGSLLGAYLTTAIAKEYLILIFALLILYVAFRMIFPYNLSNKLEKKSKTGWKRSLVDSDYKIFGYIADMKLGLPLSFLAGVSSGLLGIGGGALMVPILHFALSFPMHLAVATSVFIMVFTSIAGVATHIYLGNVQFGFALVLVVGVIFGAQIGAYVSKRVSSRNLRRIFGLVLVLVSLRMILKFLGWA from the coding sequence ATCCTAGCTCTTTTCGTGGGCATCATTGCAGCTATGCTGGGCATCGGAGGCGGAGTTTTCATTGTACCTGCTCTGCAATTATTACCCTTAAGCATCGAATTTTCTCCGCAAATGGCAGCGGGAACAAGCCTTACGATGATAATGTTTAAGGCATTGTCGTCTACGAGTGGCTATGCAAGACAAAAAAGGATAGACTATAAAGTTGGGCTGCTCTTAGCCACAGTTACAATACCTGGCTCCCTCTTGGGAGCATATTTGACGACTGCAATTGCGAAAGAATATTTAATATTGATTTTTGCTTTGTTAATACTCTACGTCGCCTTTCGAATGATTTTTCCATACAATCTGAGCAACAAGCTAGAAAAAAAAAGCAAAACTGGCTGGAAGCGAAGCCTCGTAGACTCAGATTATAAAATCTTTGGATACATTGCAGATATGAAACTTGGCTTGCCCTTGAGTTTCCTTGCTGGCGTTTCATCAGGCTTGTTAGGTATTGGTGGCGGTGCTTTAATGGTGCCGATTCTGCATTTTGCTCTTTCCTTTCCCATGCATCTAGCGGTTGCTACTTCAGTTTTTATCATGGTTTTTACTTCAATTGCTGGAGTGGCGACTCACATATATCTCGGTAATGTTCAGTTTGGTTTTGCACTTGTTCTCGTTGTTGGCGTCATTTTCGGAGCGCAAATTGGTGCTTACGTTTCCAAGCGTGTTTCAAGCAGGAATCTGAGACGAATTTTTGGCCTGGTGCTTGTGCTTGTTAGTCTGCGAATGATTCTGAAGTTTCTAGGTTGGGCGTAA